Genomic segment of Bacteroidota bacterium:
CCGGTAACTAATATTTTTCTCATATATAAAAAATCCGGGCAAAGGTCAGGGTTTTTAGTCTAAGTTCCTTGTCTTTAAACAAGTGGTTCTATTGAAAACACATCCAGTTTTGATTGCATAAAATTTCTCACTCTTTTCAAAACAGCATTACCATTATTTGAACCGCCGTCATTTGTATTTCCTTCAATTGTTTCAAATACTCCATTGCCTATACTGATTATAATGCCGGTATGAATCCAGTCATTAGGAGTTTTTTGCAACAAAAAAATATCTCCTGGTTTTACTAATGATGGATTATTTCTAACTGCGGTAAAACGGGACAATAATCCTTTTTGTAAACCAATAGTACCAACAGTATCACAACTAAAAGTGAGAGGCATTAAAGTTTTGAAGTTTTTTTCCTGTAAAGATGCGGCCTGATCGATAATACCCTGAACAAAACCCATACACCAAAACCAACTTGTCCCTTCATGACCTTCCATATAAGCTCTTACCCAAGGACCCATATTCGACTGGCCTTTTACGTTTAGTTCAAATGGGTGATTTTTCAAATGATTGATAGCTGTGTTCACCACCAACTGCCGCAAACTGGCGCCATTGATATTTCCTTCAAATGCGTTTTTCATCGGCTCAGACAACAAATCAAATGTCGGTTTATCTACTACTCCGTTTTGTGTAAGTCCTTTTGCTTTTTGATAGTTCATTACTGATTTTTCAGTTGCTTGTCCAAAATCACCATCGACATCGGTGGTTGTACCGGCATTGGGATTAGACATTGCAAACAAGGCAAGCCATGATTGAATTTTCATCACATCTTTCTTATTGCTGTTAGCACCGCCTTTCTTTTGGGTAGCAGAAATGGAGAGTTCTTTGAGGTAAGTTGTTTTTTGCATGGTGGAAGGTTTTAAGATTTAATAAAATATTTTTTAAAACAATCAAATCGTCACTTTAAAAAAACGAAAATTGTAATCAACCATAAAATAGCCACTGTTTGTTTTTATTACCCGGCTATTTATAGAAAATTCCGAGTTTGTAGAAACCACATCATCTACTTGCAGTGTTTCAAGTTCTATTTTAAAACACTCTCCCGAACCAGTATTCTGGAGCAGAAAAAATTTATCTGTTTTATCAATAAGTTTTAGAGTGCCGGATTTTTTTATCCATTTAGTCAGCGGAAGATCTTGTTTACTGATTATAATGCCTATTTCAGGATCAATTTGATATATTGAATTCATTGTGCAATGATAGAGGTATCTCTGATGAAAAAAAGAAACGCCCAACACCCTCTCAGTAAGTTTCAATACCCATTTTATTTTGGAGGAATTGATATCAACTAATAAGAGATACCATGCAAGCATTCCAGATAACAACTCTCCTCTTTCTTTATTAAATAAGAGTCTATCAATTTTATTTTTCCCTGGCTTCTCGAAAAAATCTAAAAATTGAGTCTGGTCTTCAAGATCAATACTATTTACAACGTTCTTTCTGGTAATAGACAGCTTTAATGGATGATTGATATTTATTAATGCAATTCCATTATCTAAGCATTGGATCAATCTACATGAATCTACATAGGTTTTCGAAATTTCATTAGAGATTAAATCAAGGCTAATAATTGCAGTTTTATTTTTAAACGTTTCAATAAAGAAAATAAACCGATCTGTTATACAGCTTAAGCTCGGATCTAGTTTCCCTTGGGTTTTATAACTAAAGAAATTATCCTGATGTGGAGAATTTGTGATACTCAATAATGTCTCTGTTAAAACAATTAATTTTTTTTCATACACATACATTGTTGGATTTATCTTATCATTTATAATTTTTATTCTATAAACATCTTCGTCAACTTCTTCTTTATCTGTGGAAAAAATTTTTATGTGCCCTTGTTTATCTAAAAGCAAAATACTTTCATCATACAAAACTGTTTCCAATACAGGGCTTTCTAATATTATCTGTTTTGCAGTCATAATAACAATGAATTTTATAGAACTTTACCTGTTGATAGAGAAATTACGTATATCTGATCAAGTATATCATCAATTTTTGAAATTAGTCTTGGATCTCCTGAAGCCTTAACAGCTGATTCAGCAATTCTTAATAAGTCATCGACATTCTTAATCCCTTGCCCGAATATTCTGTCATTGAATAGCCATCTAAAGTCTCCCGAAATCTGAAGATCTTTTAACATCTGCTGTAGGAAGGTTTGTGGCCTGAATGCTTCCCAATTTTTAAATTCAAATCTTACTCCGTCAACTACTGCATCAATAACCCTTGCTCCAGAGCCCGTGGCTACTCTATATTCAAGTCTTTGTAAAGAAGATAACATAGATGGATTATTCTCAAAAAAATTCAATACAAAATCTGCTCCTCTGAATTTATTTCCTCCTTTACCTAAGTCGTCAATTAATGTGTCCAGACCGGGAATTTTTCTCTCTGAAAGATTTTCAAGTGTTTTAAGGGCACTCCTTAATCGTTTAGGACCTACATTTCTTAACCCGTTAATTAGAGCCGGACCGTTTTTGGATAATCCAGATTTGGTTGCTAATTCAAAAAGTTCTTTACCTAATGCAGGATCATTTGTTAGTTCTTTTACCAATCCTGAGGGATCTTTTCTGGCTCCCACGACCAATCCATCATCCATCATTGTTCCTACTTTTCCCTTTCCAGCTTTGAATTCAACTTTGCCAGTAGCTAATAACACCCATGGATTTATATATCCTTCTAAAGCAAATCGACCACCTTCAAACCTGATCCTAATTTTTTTAAACCGTACATGTTCCAAAATTTTATTAGCCAGGTGTTCCAGATTTTTTGCGACTTTGCCTAATCCTTTTCCAACGATTCCCTTGAATAAAACTTTTCCTTTTTCTATTAAAAACTTAGCTCCCCTGATAATTGCTTTTCCAACCTGCTTACCTACGCTGATCGCTCCTTTCACGACAGTTTTTGCTACTTTGCCAGCTACTTTAAGCACACCAAATCCGAGGTACATTGCTAATTCGATCAGAGCGGCTCCCAATCCTCTGCTCAATGCTTTCGTTCCGCCTTTAATATATCCATTCCAGGATTTATCAAGAAAATCGACAACATAACCCCCGAATTGTGCAATAGCAATGCCTGCAAAAACATACTCAAGTATGGGGATAATGACCGGCAACGCTGCAGTGATTGCTCCACCTGTAAAAATTTCCGCAGCTATAAAAGCTGCAATAGCTGCAACTACTCCGCCTACAACATATAGCCAATTATCACTCCACCATTTTGTTAATCCTTTTTTCATCATACCCCACTTGATCTCTGCTCTTTGCATACTTGTTAGTCCATCATCTCTTTTTTCTGCAGAAGTTGTTGATGCTGCGCCACTACTACTTGCGTCTTCCATTACTGAACTCATAGTTCGGGTTGGGTCATTAGCTTCATTTCCGATCTCTTGTTCGGTCGTTCCACTTTGTACCATTGCAGCAATCTGTAGTTGTATTTCAGGTGAAACCTCTTCGGATGATATGCCATCCACACCAACATTTGCGGGTGTCCAAGGTGCTTGAGGAAGACCTGCATCACCTGCTCCCTCAGGCAACAATCCCATATCCGCTGCTACAGCCAGTTCTTTAGGATCCAACGGCTTATCAAGATCTACTCCCAATAATTCTTCTATACCACCTTGTTTTATTGTATCAAAACTTACTCCACCTATCGCATCAACTATATGACCAAAGCGTTTAAACAACTCCATCAAATCTCCCGATATAAGCATACTTATAACTGTCAATAATCCATTGACTAAGCTTTGCATAAGCCCGTAAAGTTTATCAATTACTTCTGCCAGGAAATCTATAATTGCAGAAACTATTTTTATAAAAACATCAAATGCTTTATTCACCGCACTCACAGCTGTATTCACAGCGCCGTCAATTTTACTCTTTACCTTATCCCTGATCTCTGGGAATGCGGCAAGTGCTATATCTACTATTCCCTTTAAAATTTCTCCGAATGCTTTGATCAAACCCACGATCAGTTTGCGCACTGTATTCAGAACAAATGTTACCAGTTTTTTGAATTTGTCAAATACCCATTTGATCGCTGCTCTTAATTTCTTAACTATAAAATTGAATGCACTCTTTAGCGCATCAACTAATGCAGCAGCTTTTCTCCTGACCCATCCAAAAAAACCACCGCTATCTTTTTTCTTTTTTTCCTTTTCCTTTTTTGCTTCTTCTTCAGCATCTTTTTTCTTCTGTATGGCTTCAGCTGCCGCATCTTTGTGATGCTGTTTAATATCCTTGTTTCCTTTATCTACCTCTACTTTTACTTTAGACTTTTGTGTTTCCGATGCTCCTTTGGCTTCTTTTTGAAAACTTGCTTCAGCACCATCGAGTTGTTTTTTCCATTCAAGTCTTTCACCATTCACAGTATCTACTGCTTCATTGTTTGCATCAAACTGCGATTGCTTTGATTTTGAAGACTCGCTTTCTATTTTAGTCTCAGCTTTTAAATACTCTGCGTCAGATTGTTCTTTGTATTGAGAATCTCCTGTATCATATAAGGCTCTCTGTTCTCCGATCTGTTTATCTACCTGTGGCGTTAAAGCAAGATCAAGTTCACGGGTGCCATTATCTGTTACAAGTGGTAATCCTTTTTGTTTCTGAGATTTTAATGATTTAAACTTATGTTTAGTTTTAATTTTGCCGCTACCCGGTTGAGGAATGATATCGTTTTCACCAAAGTCATTGTTAATTTCCTTTGCTGCTTCATCTTTTTTAGTAGTTACATCTAGCGATTGAGCAGCATGCTCACGGCCTATGTTTCCTGAATCTGCATCTCCTGTTTCATCGATATGTTCTACAGGTCCCATATCATCAGGTACATCAGATGTGTCAATTAAGACATTGTGCAACTGATTTTGTGCGGCTTGAGCCATTACTTGTTCACTTGCTGTATTTTCATCGGGTAAAAGTGAAAGTGTATTTAGATTGTATTGATAGGGTTGCGGAACAACTACATCCTCGGCAATAACTGTATTGCCCCCATCATCACCAATTTTGTATTTTACCGATGCAGCACTTTTTACAGCAATATGTTTTTTCTTTAGCCCTTTTATATTACCGCCATAAATACTTCCTTCTTTTTCCGGTACTTCAGGCATTTTTTCTTTTGCCTCCTGCTTCTGTTTTTCCAGGTTACTTTCCATTACCATTTTCGCCTGCAGAAATGTAGGCCCCAATTTACTCGCCGGGGTTTGTTGTAATGATTGTAAAACAGATGATGTATCTGATGCCGGCCCAAATGCGGAAGCGACGCCAGGTTGCATTGAAGCCTTACCTGCTATACCTGGTTTTTTAATTGTAGTTTCTTTAGGTTTTATACTTGTTGATTGTCCCGATTGTTTTGGAATTGGAGGCTCTTTTGTTTCTACATCTTGAGAATCTTCATTTTTGTCCTTTGTAATTTTATGATCAGGGACAACAGTATCATCTGATTCGTTTGGGTTTACATTCTGAGTTTGGGGTTTATCGTTTTTGTCGTTTGTATCAAGTTTCAATTTGGGTTTTTCAGTTTCCTTCTTCATCCCTGAATCTCCTTCCCCCTCATGATCCAAATATGGAGAAGCATCATTATTTTCCGTGGTGTAATGTTTAATGAATGTTTTTCCATCGCCGATTTTTGGGGGCAGTTTGGGATCCTTTTTATTCTGTTCTAAAGGTGAGAGAGGCTTACCAGTATTTTTTTTTGGCTCAGCTTTTTCTGCTTCTTTACTTTTTTTTGAAACTTCGGGTTTTTTATAAACCACTTTCAAACCGGGTGCAGGTTTAACGGTACTTTTATTCAAAGTATTTTTCGGTGTATGTAGAAGCGCTTTTGCCACAAATATTCAATGA
This window contains:
- a CDS encoding peptidoglycan-binding protein — its product is MQKTTYLKELSISATQKKGGANSNKKDVMKIQSWLALFAMSNPNAGTTTDVDGDFGQATEKSVMNYQKAKGLTQNGVVDKPTFDLLSEPMKNAFEGNINGASLRQLVVNTAINHLKNHPFELNVKGQSNMGPWVRAYMEGHEGTSWFWCMGFVQGIIDQAASLQEKNFKTLMPLTFSCDTVGTIGLQKGLLSRFTAVRNNPSLVKPGDIFLLQKTPNDWIHTGIIISIGNGVFETIEGNTNDGGSNNGNAVLKRVRNFMQSKLDVFSIEPLV